Proteins encoded within one genomic window of Vanrija pseudolonga chromosome 3, complete sequence:
- the puf6 gene encoding Pumilio y domain family member 6 yields MSTTRGTKRSADSAPSSGPKFKSAKSANFKGKSDGGKPNNKPRWDHKAKPSNFKGKDKAPAEQQQPVQKRKRPVTQGGGEDDDDEMSVDEQDDDEYDEGAAPEAGAGEVEKKGKMTKAERAALHAAQPHRTSLLPSHPLLQDTLLPLWETARRSDTPKDERNAAIKELWQAVKGRVAEISRGHKGGRVLQTIVKYGGKEERLGVALELESQWREMMESKYSKFLMSKLIRYCPTIRPKLIPHITKNITSLIFHAHAISPISDFYDLYASPKERRLLVRGFYPREVALFDGAGKKAEIDVAGLEGALEATSETGRERVLDGVEKTVLDIFNNTQKTALAQSIFHRLVSEYLTCIYRFLEPEAADKKMHELLAASLESLPEIVHTKDGSAVVRELLVRGSAKDRKSILQQLRKHIEAMSKDADAQLVLFTAFDVVDDTKLMGKAFVGDIVEQASSLTGDKNGRRAILYALTPTASRHYLPSTLKELAASAAAAREAGTSKKDPAVRRKELVAHASPGLLKLVADKAEELVRDPGAGLVVQEIMVYSTGDKGDAIAALVEPLRVPLSGDGSHPIELAHATRTYKTLLSGGHFNTATKSIDVVDDKLSPAFAEAFWKAITSDEAGGATNAIKVAAVAPFVAVEMIEALKKTPVWNDAKAVLSGADAREAIASSEMKGANVLSERLAAL; encoded by the exons atgtcgacgacgcgaggaaCAAAGCGCTCAGCCGACTCGGCCCCCAGCAGCGGGCCAAAGTTCAAGTCGGCAAAGTCGGCCAACTTCAAGGGCAAGTCggacggcggcaagcccaACAACAAGCCCAGATGGGACcacaaggccaagcccaGCAActtcaagggcaaggacaaggcgcctgccgagcagcagcagccggtgcagaagcgcaagcggcCAGTGACgcagggcggtggcgaggacgacgacgacgaaatgtcggtcgacgagcaggacgacgacgagtacgacgaggGTGCTGCCCCCGAGGCTGGCGcaggcgaggtcgagaagaagggcaagatgACCAAGGCTGAGCGTgcggcgctgcacgccgcgcagccccACCGGACGTCGCTCCTCCCCTCTCACCCCCTGCTGCAGGACACCCTGCTCCCCCTGTGGGAGACGGCCCGCCGCTCCGACACGCCCAAGGACGAGCGCAACGCCGCCATCAAGGAGCTGTGGCAGGCCGTCAAGGGCCGCGTGGCCGAGATCTCGCGTGGACACAAGGGTGGTCGCGTGCTCCAGACC ATCGTCAAgtacggcggcaaggaggagcgcctcggcgtggccctcgagctcgagtcgcagTGGCGCGAGATGATGGAGTCAAAGTACTCCAAGTTCCTCATGTCCAAGCTTATCCGGTACTGCCCCACGATCCGCCCCAAGCTCATCCCGCACATCACCAAGAACATTACGTCGCTCATCTTCCACGCGCACGCCATCTCGCCCATCTCGGACTTTTACGACCTGTACGCTTCGCCCAAGGAGCGCAGGCTGCTCGTCCGCGGCTTCTACCCGCGCGAGGTGGCGCTGTTTGACGGCGcgggcaagaaggccgagatTGACGTTGCTGGTctcgagggcgcgctcgaggccacgTCGGAGACGGGCCGCGAGcgtgtcctcgacggcgtggagAAGACTGTCCTTGACAT CTTCAACAACACCCAGAAGACGGCCCTCGCCCAGTCCATCTTCCACCGCCTCGTGTCCGAGTACCTGACCTGCATCTACCGCTTCCtggagcccgaggccgcagACAAGAAGATGCacgagctgctcgctgcgtcgctcgagtcgctcccCGAGATCGTGCACACCAAGGACGGATCTGCCGTCGTCCGCGAGCTGCTTGTGCGCGGCAGCGCAAAGGACCGTAAATCGATTctgcagcagctgcgcaAGCACATTGAAGCGATGagcaaggacgccgacgcgcagcttGTGCTCTTCACGGCCTTtgacgtggtcgacgacaccaagCTCATGGGCAAGGCGTTTgtcggcgacattgtcgagcagGCGTCCAGCCTGACGGGGGACAAGAACGGCCGCCGGGCGATCCTGTACGCGCTCACGCCTACTGCCTCGCGCCACTACCTTCCCTCGACGCTCAAGGAGCttgccgcgagcgccgctgccgcccgcgagGCGGGCACGAGCAAGAAGGAccccgccgtgcgccgcaAGGAGCTGGTCGCACACGCTTCCCCCGGCctgctcaagctcgtcgccgacaaggccgaggagctcgtgcgcgaccCGGGAGCCGGGCTCGTCGTGCAGGAGATCATGGTCTACAGCACGggcgacaagggcgacgcgatcgccgcgcTGGTTGAGCCCCTCCGCGTGCCGCTGTCAGGCGACGGCTCGCACCCCATCGAGCTGGCGCACGCGACACGGACGTACAAGACGCTGCTTTCCGGCGGCCACTTCAACACGGCCACCAAGAgcatcgacgtcgtcgacgacaagctctCCCCTGCGTTCGCTGAGGCCTTCTGGAAGGCCATCACgtccgacgaggccggcggcgccaccaacGCCATCAAGGTCGCTGCTGTTGCGCCGTttgtcgccgtcgagatgatcgaggcgctcaagaagaCGCCGGTGTGGAACGACGCCAAGGCTGTGCTctctggcgccgacgcccgcgagGCCATCGCCAGCAGCGAGATGAAGGGCGCCAATGTCCTCTCTGAGCGCCTAGCCGCGCTCTAA
- the ppk4 gene encoding Serine/threonine-protein kinase ppk4 encodes MHITFLTTLLLASVLLLLACATLADPSPGPDPAPFALGFPSLSGRSVRSSSGSGKPAAAATDLPLLAQAEEHFEVEVLPFVLVSSIDGALHAVARDSGTVLWTLRDGVEPLVGGGTYGDRKGAEEYIVEPLSGNLYAFDDEATPKQGQAPKLRKLPITVEQILQNTPYFVPSSTTRTTITGSKHTSLLTLDLRTGQQLECFSSEKALESMSGSNAICENDLLDDLEGNGRRSRDTLFVGRTDYRLTIRTHPTQTEDGEALSVPPPAKSVGVQDLKYSTYTPNSFDRTLADYWARTGGANLTRVELGYDGMIMGLEKSKGSKWNRYLDAVGVAVYDIVFPISPGGANPIILPQPPVDLATLVPAGGQPGGHASELNKPPSAYIASIPMRKALPAPDSSHSDKSDPNVSKPEDSPARSLLFAQSSSAYPIIALIHVPPRPASSPVNASFLLSEDDPERRSQRQLPPLLDPPPKEDNSVTTAPDEYDDESPVHVKKGWLWFFCTVVGALAVFGVTVFRLSKPKPQIVVDLTEKTERTPLLVKDVTAVVDEKSATAPTVRFDTPPGDDGEPGTPPKKKNTRRRVRGRKKGGRRGSVGPQDEPNGDNDDDDRDDSGSPSEEKKMDEKPLPDLPRTSSSTQLPDDQERLAVSDTVIGFGSHGTVVLKGTWGGRPVAVKRLLSDFVRLASQEVKLLQASDDHPNVIRYYCQERRDNFLYIALDLCQASLADLIETPDRHLELASALDRKQALHQITGGLKHLHAMKIIHRDIKPQNVLVSRANNGQLKMLVSDFGLARRLEQGQSSFAPTANNLAGSLGWRAPECIRGQVKLNEGFDPVLSCSSSGSAASSSGSFADLTALVEEDGEKRGPSRRLTKAVDLFALGCLYFWVLMGGEHPFGETYNRESNIVKGDAVNMDHLSVLGEEGVEAQALIGDLLSMEPDERPGTADCLIHPFFWTPAKRLSFLCDASDRFEIMETDPPEKTLEMLEEDAQAVVGKDWYSRMDKVFTSSLGKYRKYKGNTVRDLLRAMRNKKHHYQDLEPSAQRHFGTLPAGFLHYFTFKFPRLFLHVYGVVRNSRLRHESMFVDYFKE; translated from the exons ATGCACATCACCTTCCTTACGACCCTTCTCCTCGCCTCTGTCCTCTTGCTGCTTGCATGCGCGACCCTCGCAGACCCATCCCCAGGCCCAGACCCAGCGCCTTTTGCTCTCGGCTTCCCTAGCCTCTCAGGCCGGTCTGTGCGGAgtagcagcggcagcggaaagccggcggcggcggccaccgaCCTCCCGCTCCTTGCCCAGGCAGAGGAGCACTttgaggtcgaggtcctGCCGTTTGTGCTCGTGTCGAGCATTGACGGTGCACTCCATGCCGTGGCCCGTGACTCTGGCACTGTGCTCTGGACCTTGCGCGATGGTGTCGAGCCTCTGGTCGGAGGAGGCACCTACGGCGACCGCAAAGGCGCCGAAGAGTACATTGTCGAGCCTTTAAGCGGCAACCTGTACgcctttgacgacgaggccactCCAAAACAGGGACAGGCCCCCAAGCTTCGCAAGCTTCCTATCACTGTGGAGCAGAT CCTGCAGAACACTCCTTACTTTGTTCCCAGCAGCACTACCCGTACAACAATTACTGGCTCCAAGCACACTTCGCTGTTGACGCTCGACTTGCGCAccggccagcagctcgaATGCTTCTCGTCTGAAAAAGCGCTCGAGAGTATGTCGGGCAGCAACGCGATTTGCGAAAATGATctccttgacgacctcgaggggAATGGTCGTCGGAGTCGCGACACGCTCTTTGTGGGGCGCACCGATTACCGCCTCACCATCCGGACGCATCCTACACAGACGGAAGATGGTGAAGCGTTGTCGGTACCTCCACCGGCCAAATCGGTCGGCGTCCAGGACCTCAAGTACTCGACCTACACTCCCAACAGTTTCGACCGCACTCTGGCCGACTACTGGGCCCGGACTGGTGGCGCGAATCTCACTCGCGTAGAGCTTGGATACGACGGCATGATCATGGGTCTCGAGAAGAGCAAGGGTAGCAAGTGGAATCGCTACCTCGATGCTGTGGG CGTCGCAGTCTATGACATTGTCTTTCCGATTTCGCCAGGCGGCGCCAACCCGATCATTCTTCCACAGCCCCCTGTCGACTTGGCGACATTGGTCCCCGCTGGTGGTCAGCCTGGTGGCCACGCGAGCGAGCTCAACAAGCCGCCTTCGGCATACATTGCCAGCATTCCCATGCGCAAGGCTCTCCCAGCCCCCGACTCCAGTCATTCGGACAAGTCTGATCCAAACGTGTCCAAGCCAGAGGACTCGCCTGCTCGCTCACTCTTGTTCGCGCAGTCCTCGTCAGCATACCCAATCATCGCTCTCATTCACGTTCCGCCGCGCCCAGCGAGCAGTCCTGTGAACGCCTCGTTCCTCCTCTCTGAAGATGACCCCGAGCGTAGGAGTCAGAGGCAGCTTCCGCCGTTACTTGACCCTCCGCCCAAGGAGGACAACTCGGTTACCACTGCCCCtgacgagtacgacgacgagtcaCCTGTGCACGTCAAGAAGGGCTGGCTGTGGTTCTTCTGCACGGTTGTTGGTGCACTCGCAGTATTCGGAGTCACCGTCTTCCGCCTCAGCAAGCCCAAGCCACAGATTGTTGTGGACCTGACCGAGAAGACTGAGCGCACCCCGCTCCTGGTCAAGGACGTGACTGCTGTGGTGGATGAAAAGTCGGCTACCGCTCCGACTGTTCGCTTCGATACACCaccaggcgacgacggcgagcctGGGACGCCACCAAAGAAGAAGAacactcggcgccgtgttCGTGGAAGGAAAAAGGGTGGTCGCCGTGGTTCGGTTGGCCCTCAAGACGAGCCCAACGGGgacaatgacgacgatgaccgGGACGACAGCGGTTCTCCTtccgaggagaagaagatgGACGAGAAGCCGCTCCCCGATCTGCCACGGACATCTTCGTCGACACAGCTCCCCGACGACCAGGAGCGCCTTGCTGTGTCCGACACGGTCATCGGCTTTGGCTCGCACGGCACCGTTGTTCTCAAGGGTACCTGGGGTGGCCGCCCTGTCGCCGTCAAGCGACTGCTTTCCGACTTTGTTCGCTTAGCGAGCCAAGAGGTCAAGCTTCTCCAGGCTAGTGACGACCACCCGAACGTTATCCGATACTACTGCCAGGAGCGAAGAGACAACTTCCTTTACATTGCCCTCGACCTGTGCCAGGCCTCCCTGGCCGACCTGATCGAGACTCCTGATCGACACTTGGAGCTGGCTTCGGCTCTCGACAGGAAGCAGGCGCTGCATCAGATCACTGGTGGTCTGAAGCACCTTCACGCCATGAAGATTATCCACCGTGATATCAAGCCTCAAAACGTTCTCGTGTCGAGGGCAAACAACGGCCAGCTTAAAATGCTGGTTTCAGATTTCGGTCTTGCTCGTCGACTTGAGCAGGGCCAGTCGTCGTTTGCGCCCACTGCAAACAACCTCGCTGGGTCACTTGGCTGGCGTGCGCCCGAGTGCATCCGCGGCCAGGTCAAGCTCAACGAGGGCTTTGACCCCGTGCTTTCGTGCTCGTCATCTGGTAGCGCGGCCTCATCATCCGGCTCGTTTGCCGACCTCACTGCcctggtggaggaggacggcgagaagcGGGGACCGTCGCGTCGCCTCACGAAGGCTGTAGACTTGTTCGCCCTGGGATGCCTGTACTTCTGGGTCCTCatgggcggcgagcacccCTTCGGCGAGACGTACAACCGCGAGTCGAACATTGTCAAGGGCGATGCCGTCAACATGGACCACCTGTCCGTGTtaggcgaggagggcgtcgaggcccaGGCGCTGATTGGCGACTTGCTTTCGATGGAGCCTGATGAGCGCCCTGGCACCGCCGACTGCCTGATCCATCCGTTCTTCTGGACGCCCGCCAAGCGCCTGAGCTTCCTCTGCGACGCGTCGGACCGCTTCGAGATCATGGAGACGGATCCGCCCGAGAAGACTCTGGAAATGCTCGAAGAGGACGCccaggccgtcgtcggcaaggacTGGTACTCTCGGATGGACAAGGTGTTCACTAGCAGCCTTGGAAAGTACCGCAAGTACAAGGGGAACACTGTGCGGGATTTGCTGCGCGCAATGCGGAATAAA AAACACCACTACCAAGATCTTGAGCCCAGTGCACAAAGACACTTTGGCACGTTACCAGCTGGCTTCTTGCACTACTTTACGTTCAAGTTCCCGCGCCTGTTCCTGCACGTCTATGGCGTGGTGCGCAACAGCCGGCTGCGACACGAGTCAATGTTTGTGGATTACTTTAAGGAGTAG
- the cyp15 gene encoding Peptidyl-prolyl cis-trans isomerase cyp15, protein MSEESALGKRARSASEDEVGPAVPVDDDSDDEIGPMPDAGGDEGENGGAAGGKRKKRRAVLPHERLYLEHLPQADWYYKSFMHRDNVNYVVVTRTNFIITTSVDGHLKLWKKQEQGIEFVKHYRTSLKAIVGVSASEDGALFASISANGEGRVFDVVNFDMINILKFGFTPKACCWVHAPGAGQPLLAVSDVSSPTIRIYDGRGDSTPLFTLDKVHRAPVHLMVYSPKFDVVISADEAGFVEYWQPSEPWGVPSLPGMWQFKSSTDLFHFKKTKTILSTLTFSPSNSHFAAIALPSRAVHIFNTLTGKLTRTYDESLTAISEMQQAGTAVFKLDDMDFGRRLATERELDRDESGPGGALRTQNAVWDESGNFVLYPTLLGIKVVNTVTNQVARVIGKDETLRFLNLSLFQGAPSKKGIQTVAMAASSNPLLQEQAVRDPTLFATAYKKPRFYMFGRDKGEDVKGGDRDVFNERPTHEERTVALSEAAPAKAALPTAATIHTSMGDIHLKLFPHIAPKTVENFATHARNGYYNNVIFHRIIKKFMLQGGDPTGTGSGGESIWGGEFEDEFSPLAKHDRPYTLSSANAGPNTNGSQFFITTVATPHLDNKHSVFGRAVGGLEVIHAIENVKTDKGDRPFDEVKMMSITLE, encoded by the exons ATGTCGGAAGAATCAGCCCTgggcaagcgcgcgcgcagcgcgtcagAGGACGAAGTGGGGCCCGCGGTGCCCGTTGACGATGATTCAGACGACGAGATTG GCCCGATGCcggacgctggcggcgacgaaggGGAGAACGGCGGTGCCGCTGGGGGAAAGAGGAAGAAGCGCCGCGCTGTCCTCCCCCATGAACGGCTGTACCTCGAGCACTTGCCACAGGCCGACTGGTACTACAAGAGCTTTATGCACCGCGACAATGTCAACTATGTCGTTGTGAcgag AACAAACTtcatcatcaccacctcGGTCGACGGACACCTCAAGCTGTGGAAGAAGCAAGAACAAGGCATCGAGTTCGTCAAGCACTACCGCACGTCGCTCAAGGCGATCGTCggggtgagcgcgagcgaggacggcgcccTGTTCGCGAGCATCAGCGCGAATGGCGAGGGGCGCGTGTTCGACGTGGTGAATTTCGACATGATCAACATCCTCAAGTTTGGGTTCACGCCCAAGGCTTGTTGCTGGGTCCATGCGCCTGGTGCTGGGCAGCCTCTGCTCGCTGTGAGCGACGTCAGCTCGCCTACGATTCGGATATACGACGGGCGTGGTGACTCGACACCGCTGTTCACGCTCGACAAGGTGCACCGCGCGCCTGTGCACCTCATGGTC TACTCGCCCAAGTTTGACGTCGTCATCTCGGCAGACGAGGCAGGCTTCGTCGAGTACTGGCAGCCCAGCGAGCCATGGGGCgtgccctccctccccggCATGTGGCAGTTCAAGTCGTCGACCGACCTGTTCCACTTCAAGAAGACCAAGACCATCCTCTCGACGCTGACCTTCTCGCCGTCCAACTCGCACTTTGCGGCCATTGCGCTCccctcgcgcgcggtgcACATCTTCAACACGCTCACCGGCAAGCTGACCCGCACGTACGACGAGAGCCTGACTGCCATCTCGGAGATGCAGCAGGCCGGCACGGCCGTGTTCAAGCTCGACGATATGGACTTTGGCCGCCGACTTGCgaccgagcgcgagctcgaccgcgacgagaGCGGtccgggcggcgcgctgcgcacgCAGAACGCGGTGTGGGATGAGAGCGGCAACTTTGTGCTCTACCCCACGTTGCTGGGCATcaagg TCGTGAACACGGTTACAAACCAGGTCGCCCGCGTCATTGGCAAGGACGAGACGCTGCGCTTCCTCAACCTGAGCCTGTTCCAGGGAGCGCCGAGTAAGAAGGGCATCCAGACGGTCGCGATGGCAGCCAGTTCAAACCCTCTGCTACAGGAGCAGGCAGTCCGCGACCCGACGCTCTTCGCGACGGCGTACAAGAAGCCCCGGTTCTACATGTTCGGCCGggacaagggcgaggacgtcaagggcggcgaccgcgacgtGTTCAACGAGCGCCCGACGCACGAGGAGCGCACCGTCGCGCTGTCCGAGGCCGCGCCCGCCAAGGCGGCACtgccgaccgccgcgacgatcCACACGTCCATGGGCGATATCCACCTCAAGCTCTTCCCGCATATTGCGCCCAAGACGGTCGAGAACTTTGCGACGCACGCGCGGAACGGGTATTACAACAACGTCATCTTCCACCGCATCATCAAGAAGTTT ATGCTGCAAGGAGGCGACCCGACGGgcacgggcagcggcggcgagtcgatctggggcggcgagttcgaggacgagttctcgccgctcgcgaAACACGACAGGCCGTAcacgctgtcgtcggccaACGCGGGGCCAAACACGAACGGGTCGCAGTTCTTCATCACGACGGTGGCGACGCCACATCTGGATAACAAGCATAGCGTGTTTGGCCGCGCTGTTGGCGGGCTGGAGGTGATCCACGCGATTGAGAATGTCAAGACGGATAAGGGCGACCGGCCGTTTGACGAGGTCAAGATGATGTCGATTACGCTCGAGTAG
- the Rpl28 gene encoding 60S ribosomal protein L28: MSADLQWLLVRKWNSFQRKAVNGPVFSAEKGNLVNLHSGKYSGLANNKVIDISATPEGAIKVTKITADGRKVASTQKSTTLRRSTGPRRANKIAAVETASKGFRADLRPAAVARASALSRAARRSVNPPKDFPIKTRGKKAVVAEENAIEVD, translated from the exons ATGTCCGCCGACCTCCAGTGGCTCCTCGTCCGCAAGTGGAACTCGTTCCAGCGCAAGGCCGTCAACGGCCCCGTCTTCTCGGCTGAGAAG GGCAACCTTGTCAACCTCCACTCGGGCAAGTACTCGGGCCTTGCCAACAACAAGGTCATCGACATCTCGGCCACCCCCGAGGGCGCCATCAAGGTGACCAAGAtcaccgccgacggccgcaaGGTCGCCTCGACCCAGAAGTCGACCACCCTCCGCCGCTCGACtggcccccgccgcgccaacAAGATTGCCGCCGTTGAGACCGCCTCGAAGGGCTTCCGTGCCGACCTCCGCCCC gccgccgtcgcccgcgcctcggccctctcgcgcgccgcccgccgctcggTCAACCCCCCCAAGGACTTCCCCATCAAGACCCGTGGCAAGAAGGCCGTTGTTGCCGAGGAGAACgccatcgaggtcgactaA